In Vreelandella piezotolerans, one genomic interval encodes:
- the menD gene encoding 2-succinyl-5-enolpyruvyl-6-hydroxy-3-cyclohexene-1-carboxylic-acid synthase, whose translation MHYATFNHVWASLLLEELYRWGLREVVVAPGSRSTPLTMAASEHAGLRCHTHFDERGLGFMALGLARGAQQPVAVITTSGTAVANLYPAVVEAALLGVPLVILSADRPIELLDNGSNQAIDQRDIFARHTVAHHDFPTPSRDIPAAYLLSTIDQTMARQHRLPGPVHFNCRYREPLYPSGPPVEASDYLAPLARWQHSDAPWSAWQTAPAPLPVAWPAAFTQQRGVIVVGRIDDPQQAAPIAAMAEQLGWPLLADLQSQLHGDPHHLMHMDLALQDPQVSAELGRANVLLQFGGRLISKRLTQMIARHPWQQAWLVDPLPQRLDPDFTLTQRLVCTPAEAIATLPAGPAQPPWHTLARLQQRTRQGIERYTAAFSELGVCHQVAQLARGALFVGNSLPARLMNMLGSTRSTPLRVMANRGASGIDGLLATAYGLACTTNEPTTVILGDTSALHDLNSLALLARAQAPLVVVVLNNDGGSIFHMLPVPDEGDLLERYYRQPHGLAFEHAARMFHLNYAAPTTLAAFCEAYTQALEAGVTLIEVTVPHQQATDALQALGAWLKEAAHAS comes from the coding sequence ATGCATTACGCCACCTTTAACCACGTTTGGGCGTCGCTGCTGTTGGAAGAGCTGTACCGCTGGGGGCTGCGCGAAGTAGTCGTGGCGCCGGGCTCGCGCTCCACCCCGCTGACCATGGCGGCCAGCGAGCACGCCGGGCTGCGCTGCCATACTCACTTCGACGAGCGCGGGCTGGGGTTCATGGCGCTGGGCCTGGCCCGAGGCGCCCAGCAGCCGGTGGCGGTGATCACCACGTCCGGTACGGCAGTGGCCAACCTTTATCCGGCCGTGGTGGAAGCCGCGCTGCTGGGCGTGCCGCTGGTGATTCTGTCTGCCGACCGGCCCATCGAGCTGTTGGATAACGGCAGTAACCAGGCCATCGACCAGCGGGATATCTTCGCCCGCCACACGGTGGCGCACCACGACTTCCCGACCCCCAGTCGCGATATTCCCGCCGCCTATTTGCTCAGCACGATCGACCAGACCATGGCGCGACAGCACCGCTTGCCGGGCCCGGTGCACTTCAACTGCCGCTACCGCGAGCCGCTCTATCCCTCCGGCCCGCCCGTGGAGGCCAGCGACTACCTGGCGCCGCTGGCGCGCTGGCAGCACAGCGATGCCCCCTGGAGCGCTTGGCAAACCGCTCCCGCTCCCTTGCCGGTGGCATGGCCCGCCGCTTTCACCCAGCAGCGCGGGGTGATCGTGGTGGGGCGCATCGATGACCCCCAGCAGGCGGCCCCCATTGCGGCCATGGCCGAACAGTTGGGCTGGCCGCTATTGGCCGACCTGCAAAGCCAGCTGCACGGCGACCCGCACCATCTGATGCACATGGACCTGGCCCTGCAGGACCCGCAGGTCAGCGCCGAGCTGGGCCGCGCCAACGTGCTGCTGCAGTTTGGCGGCAGGCTGATTTCCAAGCGTCTGACCCAGATGATTGCCCGCCACCCCTGGCAGCAGGCGTGGCTGGTCGACCCGTTGCCCCAGCGTCTGGACCCGGACTTCACCCTTACCCAGCGGCTGGTGTGCACGCCCGCCGAGGCTATCGCCACGCTGCCCGCCGGGCCCGCCCAGCCCCCCTGGCATACCCTGGCACGCCTTCAGCAGCGCACCCGCCAGGGCATCGAACGCTATACGGCGGCGTTTTCCGAGCTGGGGGTGTGTCATCAGGTGGCGCAACTGGCCAGAGGGGCGCTGTTCGTGGGCAATAGCCTGCCCGCCCGGTTGATGAACATGCTGGGCTCGACCCGTTCGACGCCGCTGCGGGTGATGGCCAACCGCGGGGCTTCGGGCATCGATGGGCTGCTGGCTACCGCGTATGGCCTGGCTTGCACGACTAATGAACCCACCACGGTGATTCTGGGCGACACCAGCGCGCTTCACGACCTCAACAGCTTGGCGCTGCTGGCCAGGGCCCAGGCGCCGCTGGTCGTGGTGGTGCTGAATAACGATGGCGGCAGCATTTTCCACATGCTGCCGGTGCCGGACGAAGGCGATCTGCTGGAGCGCTACTATCGCCAACCCCACGGGCTCGCGTTCGAGCATGCGGCGCGCATGTTTCATCTGAACTATGCCGCACCGACCACGTTGGCGGCGTTTTGCGAGGCCTACACCCAGGCGCTGGAGGCCGGTGTGACGCTGATCGAGGTCACGGTGCCCCATCAGCAGGCCACCGATGCGTTGCAGGCTCTGGGCGCGTGGCTCAAAGAGGCAGCCCATGCATCCTGA
- a CDS encoding antibiotic biosynthesis monooxygenase family protein → MYIAMNRFRIAPGREEDFLEVWRNRDSHLDEVPGFKQFHMLQGESQEEHTVFISHSVWESEEAFRAWTKSDAFRKAHANAKSPEGIYLGPPKFEGYEVVL, encoded by the coding sequence ATGTATATCGCCATGAACCGTTTTCGGATTGCCCCAGGCCGCGAAGAGGATTTTTTAGAGGTATGGCGCAACCGCGATTCCCACCTGGACGAAGTGCCGGGCTTCAAGCAGTTTCACATGCTGCAGGGCGAAAGCCAGGAAGAGCACACCGTGTTCATCTCCCACAGCGTGTGGGAATCCGAAGAGGCCTTCCGCGCCTGGACGAAGTCAGACGCCTTCCGCAAAGCCCACGCCAATGCCAAATCGCCGGAAGGCATCTACCTGGGGCCGCCCAAGTTCGAAGGCTATGAGGTAGTGCTGTAA
- the menH gene encoding 2-succinyl-6-hydroxy-2,4-cyclohexadiene-1-carboxylate synthase translates to MHPDPSSPFTLVMLHGLLGDKDDWQVLGEALEHALPGVRCLALNLPGHGQPTVPAVGSFADFHDWLSDTLAEAGVVRYGLLGYSLGGRLALYYASQRPAGLEALWLESAHPGLAAPEREARRAHDEHWAQRFEQSPLTDVLTGWYQQPVFADLTPAQRQRQIQRRLANRGPAVAHMLRATSLGRQPSLWHWLAETELRVGYFSGLRDHKFNTLANRLAQHAPRLRHWALPGGHNLHVEHPKAMAGHLAQTLPR, encoded by the coding sequence ATGCATCCTGACCCTTCGTCGCCCTTTACGCTGGTGATGCTGCACGGCCTGCTGGGCGATAAGGACGATTGGCAGGTGCTTGGCGAGGCGCTGGAACACGCGCTGCCGGGCGTGCGCTGCCTGGCGCTGAACCTGCCGGGGCATGGGCAGCCCACAGTGCCTGCGGTGGGCTCTTTTGCGGACTTTCATGACTGGCTTAGCGATACGCTGGCCGAGGCGGGCGTAGTGCGTTATGGCCTGCTGGGCTACTCCCTGGGTGGCCGGCTGGCGCTCTATTATGCCAGCCAGCGGCCCGCCGGTTTGGAGGCGCTGTGGTTGGAGAGCGCGCACCCCGGGCTGGCCGCGCCAGAGCGGGAAGCGCGCCGCGCCCACGATGAGCACTGGGCCCAGCGCTTTGAACAGTCGCCGCTGACCGACGTGCTGACCGGATGGTACCAGCAGCCGGTGTTTGCCGATTTGACGCCAGCACAGCGCCAGCGTCAGATACAGCGCCGGTTGGCCAACCGTGGCCCCGCCGTGGCGCATATGCTGCGGGCCACCTCGCTGGGTCGGCAGCCCTCCCTATGGCATTGGCTGGCCGAGACCGAGCTGCGCGTGGGCTATTTCTCCGGCCTGCGGGACCATAAGTTCAACACCCTGGCCAACCGCTTGGCGCAGCACGCGCCGCGCCTGCGCCACTGGGCGCTGCCGGGCGGCCATAACCTGCACGTGGAACACCCGAAGGCCATGGCAGGGCACTTGGCACAGACGCTGCCGCGCTAA
- a CDS encoding DoxX family membrane protein, translating into MIGEFFRQNKYAALVWLLLRLYLGITWLTLGIGKMTGGFNAEGFLRNAVANPVMREGSMVYPNYVGFLEHVALPYADVINVMIPLGEVLVGLGLIVGVLTCYAAFFAIVMNMSFLMAGTVSTNPWMIALSFFLLVAGANAGRYGGDRWVLPYIRHRLSGK; encoded by the coding sequence ATGATCGGCGAGTTTTTCAGACAAAACAAATATGCTGCCCTGGTTTGGCTACTGTTGAGGCTGTACCTGGGCATTACCTGGCTGACCCTGGGCATCGGCAAGATGACCGGCGGTTTCAATGCCGAAGGGTTTTTGCGCAACGCCGTGGCCAACCCAGTCATGCGCGAAGGCAGTATGGTCTACCCCAACTACGTGGGGTTTCTGGAGCATGTCGCGCTGCCTTACGCCGACGTGATCAACGTGATGATCCCGCTGGGGGAAGTGCTGGTGGGGCTGGGGCTGATCGTGGGTGTGTTGACCTGCTATGCCGCTTTCTTCGCCATCGTCATGAACATGTCGTTCTTGATGGCGGGCACGGTGTCCACCAACCCCTGGATGATCGCCCTGAGCTTTTTCCTGCTGGTGGCCGGTGCCAACGCCGGGCGCTATGGTGGCGACCGCTGGGTGCTACCCTATATCAGGCATCGGTTGTCAGGAAAGTAA
- the menA gene encoding 1,4-dihydroxy-2-naphthoate octaprenyltransferase encodes MEHTTPHRPLHAWLLAARLRTLPLACASILLGSGMAAQAGGFQGGVLLLSLFTAILLQVLSNLANDYGDAQSGVDDTSRTGPARAVASGLLTPDAMRRGMLLTGLAAAIAGLSLLFVAFGSDLPSWLVFVLLGAASLLAAITYTVGLGGKPYGYRGLGDVAVFVFFGLLGVLGTLYLHTQSLSGLAILPAAVCGLLATAVLNVNNVRDIHSDARHGKMTLAVRLGKRRAIYYHWALLGAALLLTLGYLVWLPVPWVGWSCLVVAKPLYDAGRTLSRTEDGEQLTGMLKKTALSTLVYSLLLAVGLALA; translated from the coding sequence ATGGAACACACCACCCCACACCGCCCACTCCATGCCTGGTTGCTCGCCGCCCGGCTGCGCACCCTGCCGCTGGCCTGCGCCTCGATCCTGCTGGGTTCGGGCATGGCGGCGCAGGCAGGCGGCTTTCAGGGTGGAGTGCTGCTGCTGTCTCTGTTCACGGCCATTTTGCTGCAGGTGCTTTCCAACCTGGCCAACGATTATGGCGATGCCCAGTCGGGGGTGGACGATACTAGCCGCACCGGCCCCGCGCGGGCCGTAGCCAGCGGGCTATTGACCCCAGACGCCATGCGCCGGGGCATGCTGCTCACCGGGCTGGCGGCGGCCATAGCGGGGTTATCGCTGCTGTTCGTCGCTTTTGGCAGCGACCTGCCCAGCTGGCTGGTGTTCGTGCTGCTGGGGGCCGCGTCCTTACTGGCGGCCATCACTTACACCGTGGGGCTGGGCGGCAAGCCGTATGGCTATCGTGGGCTGGGGGATGTGGCGGTGTTCGTGTTTTTTGGGCTGCTGGGCGTGCTGGGTACCCTCTACTTGCATACCCAGAGCCTGAGCGGGCTGGCCATACTGCCCGCCGCCGTGTGCGGCTTGCTGGCCACCGCCGTGCTCAACGTCAATAACGTGCGCGACATCCACAGCGATGCCCGCCACGGCAAGATGACGCTGGCGGTGAGGCTGGGCAAACGGCGGGCCATTTACTACCACTGGGCGCTTCTGGGCGCCGCCCTGCTGCTGACGCTGGGGTATTTGGTGTGGCTACCCGTGCCCTGGGTGGGCTGGAGCTGCCTGGTGGTGGCCAAACCGCTCTACGACGCCGGGCGTACGCTCAGCCGCACCGAAGATGGCGAGCAGCTAACGGGCATGCTCAAGAAAACCGCGCTTTCCACGCTGGTTTACAGCCTGCTGCTCGCGGTGGGGCTGGCGCTTGCCTGA
- a CDS encoding isochorismate synthase, translated as MQVIQAAKALAAQLSALDLLTCRGTQSLSVPCEVEDLLGWLNAQRVMPRLYWQPREASAAGYAVLGEAQAFDSLVALQVDMQRQAQVQAQAQLASGSPDYFGGVAFDAQAAGWPGFGDCRFILPRVLLKRQQGRCTLSVNLRFDDSPPAEELAAAQACLAAIVPEQPLPPVAHGSYQRCDTPTRPEWARWVSQVTQPERLQQLPKVVLSRETCLTAERVPSPWALLGRWQAEARHCFHFGVQWAPGTALIGCSPERLYRRQGQQLVTEALAGTTRRGRNTAQDEALAGALLADKKNGLENQCVYQQLLTQLEPLAQRLEMGEAHVVLLRSVQHIRREIHAELHPFITDQQLLGVLPPTPAVGGTPRAAALARIRELERHARGWYAGAFGRVGHGSSELAVSIRCAQVSDTSIRLYAGAGIVAGSQAEDEWHELDAKIADILSLLGMG; from the coding sequence ATGCAGGTGATCCAAGCCGCGAAGGCGCTGGCAGCACAGCTGTCGGCGCTGGACCTTTTGACATGCCGGGGTACGCAGAGCCTGAGCGTGCCCTGCGAGGTCGAGGATTTGTTGGGGTGGTTGAACGCACAGCGCGTGATGCCCCGCCTTTATTGGCAGCCGCGCGAGGCCTCGGCGGCGGGCTATGCCGTGCTGGGCGAGGCGCAGGCATTTGACTCTCTGGTGGCGCTGCAGGTCGATATGCAGCGTCAGGCGCAGGTTCAAGCTCAGGCCCAGCTCGCCAGCGGCTCACCCGACTATTTCGGCGGGGTGGCCTTCGATGCCCAGGCGGCGGGTTGGCCCGGGTTTGGTGACTGCCGCTTCATACTGCCCCGGGTGCTGCTCAAGCGCCAGCAGGGGCGGTGCACGCTTTCCGTGAACCTGCGCTTCGATGACAGCCCCCCCGCCGAAGAGCTGGCCGCCGCTCAGGCGTGTCTGGCGGCCATCGTCCCTGAACAGCCGCTGCCCCCGGTGGCTCATGGCAGCTACCAGCGTTGTGATACGCCCACTCGGCCGGAGTGGGCCCGCTGGGTGTCGCAGGTGACCCAGCCCGAACGGCTGCAGCAGCTTCCCAAAGTGGTGCTTTCCCGAGAAACCTGCCTGACCGCCGAGCGCGTGCCCAGCCCCTGGGCCTTGCTGGGGCGCTGGCAGGCCGAGGCGCGGCACTGCTTTCATTTTGGGGTGCAGTGGGCGCCCGGTACGGCGCTGATTGGCTGCTCCCCGGAACGGCTCTACCGCCGCCAGGGCCAGCAGCTGGTCACGGAGGCGCTGGCCGGTACGACCCGGCGGGGGCGTAACACGGCGCAGGACGAGGCGCTCGCCGGAGCGCTGCTGGCCGATAAAAAGAACGGCCTGGAAAACCAGTGCGTGTACCAGCAGCTGTTGACCCAGCTGGAGCCGCTGGCCCAGCGCCTGGAAATGGGCGAGGCCCACGTGGTGCTGCTGCGGTCCGTGCAGCATATTCGCCGCGAAATTCACGCCGAGCTGCACCCCTTCATCACCGACCAGCAACTGCTCGGCGTGCTGCCGCCCACGCCCGCCGTCGGCGGCACCCCGCGGGCGGCGGCGCTGGCCAGAATCCGTGAGCTGGAGCGCCACGCCAGGGGCTGGTACGCCGGTGCCTTTGGCCGCGTGGGGCATGGCTCCAGCGAGCTGGCGGTATCGATTCGCTGTGCCCAGGTCAGCGACACGTCGATCCGCCTGTACGCGGGGGCGGGAATCGTGGCGGGGTCGCAGGCCGAAGACGAGTGGCACGAGCTGGATGCCAAGATTGCCGATATTCTCTCGCTGCTGGGAATGGGATAA